Proteins from a genomic interval of Capsicum annuum cultivar UCD-10X-F1 chromosome 4, UCD10Xv1.1, whole genome shotgun sequence:
- the LOC107868336 gene encoding stem-specific protein TSJT1 codes for MLAIFKNGVVDPPKELQSPASLQASIKAATPQETLKNFLSTNSNNGFSIGFVDKAILAYSNRPTSYNTMQRLFCGVNDIYCIFLGNLNNLCELNKHYGLSKCFNEAMLVSEAYRTLRDRGPYPAHQVLKDLEGSFGFVIYDHKAHTVFVALGGDEKVKLYWGIAFDGSVMISDNVDHIKASCIKSFAPFPAGCMYHSETGLKSFEHPSYKMKAMPRVDSEGSMCGAYFKVDVYSKVNSMPRVGSAANWATWGQ; via the exons atgttgGCAATATTCAAGAATGGTGTGGTTGATCCACCAAAGGAATTGCAAAGTCCAGCATCATTGCAAGCATCAATTAAAGCAGCAACACCTCAAgaaactttgaagaatttcttgtctACAAATTCAAATAATGGGTTTTCTATTGGATTTGTGGACAAGGCTATTCTGGCTTATTCTAATCGTCCAACTTCATACAACACTATGCAGAG GTTGTTCTGTGGTGTGAATGACATATATTGCATTTTCTTGGGAAATTTGAACAATCTATGTGAACTGAACAAGCATTATGGGCTTTCAAAATGTTTTAATGAGGCCATGCTTGTAAGCGAGGCCTATCGAACCCTCCGTGATAGAGGCCCATACCCGGCCCATCAAGTCCTCAAGGATCTCGAAGGTAGCTTTGGATTTGTCATCTATGATCACAAGGCTCATACAGTCTTTGTTGCCCTA GGTGGTGATGAAAAAGTGAAGCTTTATTGGGGCATAGCGTTTGATGGATCTGTGATGATATCTGATAATGTTGATCATATTAAAGCAagttgtatcaaatcatttgcTCCTTTCCCAGCTG GTTGCATGTACCATAGTGAAACAGGATTAAAGAGTTTTGAACATCCAAGTTACAAGATGAAAGCAATGCCAAGAGTTGATAGTGAAGGTTCAATGTGTGGAGCTTATTTCAAAGTTGATGTTTACTCTAAAGTTAATAGTATGCCAAGAGTTGGTAGTGCAGCAAATTGGGCTACCTGGGGCCAGTAG
- the LOC124897621 gene encoding TPR and ankyrin repeat-containing protein 1-like, producing the protein MEKKKHITWAKDDFIDLVLSWSINDIFDETLYQNKVEKISESFESVDHYLSSFSFPLLEESRADIAASLKDIVKAPFAELISVDEVEPNGSLVFSVEFDYWRNKCSDGRVPYSTSCGDIVVISSVKPESANDLQRSGYWTFASVIDANENDTSTNFIVRVPPSSGFVKGRRSWHVVFLVNVMPSSRVWNALRVKENWYMIEKVLCPVHEKSIEQKCDVCSEYDGPVGVVTSTLLSKLNDSQANAIFTSLAAVKCHHKASFGLIYGPPGTGKTHTLSVMLIALLHMKCRTVTCAPTDVAAALVAFQLVKLVRESFKNEFDGFCPLGDILFLGTKNYADVQVVAEISLEYRVNRLMECLAAETGWKDCLRTVISFLEDYQYFDVKNELIKIKSRFSRAASSLRRCMLVICTHVPIRFLGEGNIEKIVRSLSVLDSLEEMLIQQPFGVSLSSECLVLKDLQKSLGTLDFPSATSKGQIIEFCIQMASSFFCAASTSYKLHSVDMKPFDLVIIDDANQMKECESVLLLQLRGLKHVVLAGDECQLSSIVKSRISREAGFGKSLFERLGSLGHAKHILNIQYRMHPSISQFPNSVFHRRQILDAYDVDRKAYEKMYLAGQRFGPYAFINVPWGEEELDNLGHRRNLVEVALVMQLLQSLFNAWSTSKMKLSVGVISPYAAQVLAIEDRLSQKYNKHANFEVNVKTIDGFLGWEYDVVIVSTVRSNHAGSVGFLSSFHWTNVTLTRARHCLWILGNEQTLMNSNSIWEALVRDAKDRQCFFHADEDTDMRKTILDVKKELDQLDDFLNRDSILFKEKRWKVVFSENFRKSFRKLASSCLRKYVLTLLVKLASGWRPKRKNVELVCESSNQVVNQFKVAEGRYIVCTVDIQKEIIYTQVLKVWDILPLEEVPAFLRRLDALFLMYTYEFIGLCKAKYFEGDLEVPRTWKTLRVVQYKRDTESELNRDSGYVESSSVSESFLLMKFYSLSSGLVIHMLSDSHGEGVDVPFEVTNEEREIILSPKSSFILGRSGTGKTTVLTMKLSQREQQHHCSIHGLNVSEVAGIGSFEETEQSRYIGEASKTTLHQLFVTVSPRLCFAVNKQVSQLKRFALGGSFWAESSFETDDLDGMTRFRDIPNSFIDIPCKNYPLVITFHKFLMMLDGSVGSSYFDRFNLKWKPSKDKSLRAVAVETFIREKEINYGRFCCSYWPHFRSQLTKNLDPSRVYIEIMSHIKGGERARDFRDGKLSRDAYVSMSKKRVSNLSDEKREGLYDIFLAYEKMKVKRGEFDVSDLVNDLHLRLKRHPLGGDKMDFVYIDEVQDLTMRQLSLFKYICRNVDEGFVFSGDTAQTIARGIDFRFQDIRSLFYTEFVMDSKRIASRNDKGHLSGVFQLRQNFRTHSGVLKFAQSVINLLSHFFPRSVDVLEPETSLIDGPAPVLLKPGHGENAIVTIFGNKGNSSGKIVGFGAEQVILVRDESAKQEIYGLVGQKALILTIVECKGLEFEDVLLYNFFSSSPLGSQWRVIYAFMKERGVADFSFPSFCDTRHNILCSELKQLYVAITRTRRRLWIYESVDEFSRPMVNYWRNLSLIEVKNVDNSVTDTLQSFSTPKEWKSRGMKLFWEKNYEMALMCFKQAGETGWEKRAKADGLMATAEQLRSSDPNKARTCLLEAAQIFYSIDRFKSAADCFYDVKDYKQAGTIYLDKCGDLIKAAECFLLAGHYKRAAELYAKGNYFKECLSACTKGKCYVLGLEYIENWKQRAGQRSYAGKIAVDIDEIGIEFLENCAANYFTLKDRESMMKFVNAFPTKEMKRRFLMSRKCLDELLLLEQESGNFAEAAEIARLNGDILREADLFGKVGDYDKAC; encoded by the exons atggagaagaagaagcatATTACATGGGCTAAAGATGATTTCATTGATTTGGTTTTATCATGGtctattaatgatatttttgatgaaactTTATATCAAAATAAG GTGGAGAAGATCTCCGAATCATTCGAGTCCGTGGATCATTACTTGAGTTCTTTCTCCTTCCCCTTACTCGAAGAATCACGAGCAGATATTGCTGCTTCTTTAAAAGACATAGTCAAAGCCCCATTTGCTGAATTGATCTCCGTTGATGAAGTAGAGCCAAATGGATCATTGGTTTTTTCTGTTGAGTTCGACTATTGGAGGAATAAATGTAGTGATGGTCGGGTTCCTTATAGCACTTCGtgtggtgatattgttgttatctCGAGTGTTAAACCTGAATCTGCGAATGACCTACAACGATCAGGATAttggacatttgcatctgttattgATGCCAATGAGAATGACACTTCGACTAATTTTATAGTCAGAGTTCCTCCAAGTAGTGGATTCGTCAAGGGAAGACGTTCATGGCATGTAGTGTTTTTGGTGAATGTAATGCCAAGTAGCAGAGTTTGGAACGCGTTGCGTGTGAAAGAGAATTGGTATATGATCGAGAAAGTACTGTGCCCCGTGCACGAG AAATCGATCGAACAAAAATGTGATGTTTGTTCAGAATATGATGGACCAGTTGGAGTAGTTACGTCCACGCTGTTGTCTAAGTTGAACGATTCTCAGGCTAATGCAATCTTCACCTCTCTAGCCGCCGTGAAGTGTCACCACAAGGCTTCCTTTGGACTTATCTACGGTCCACCTGGAACCGGAAAGACTCATACGTTAAGTGTAATGCTTATTGCGCTGCTGCATATGAAGTGCAGAACTGTTACTTGTGCCCCAACTGACGTAGCAGCAGCTCTAGTTGCTTTCCAGTTGGTTAAACTGGTCCGGGAGTCATTTAAGAATGAGTTCGATGGCTTTTGTCCGTTGGGTGATATACTCTTTTTGGGGACCAAGAACTATGCGGATGTTCAAGTTGTTGCGGAGATTTCCCTCGAGTATCGTGTCAACAGGTTGATGGAGTGCCTTGCAGCAGAAACTGGTTGGAAGGACTGTTTACGTACGGTGATTAGTTTTCTGGAGGATTACCAATATTTCGATGTGAAGAACGAGCTAATCAAAATCAAATCCCGATTTAGCAGGGCTGCTTCATCTCTCCGAAGATGCATGCTCGTAATCTGTACACATGTACCTATAcggtttcttggagaaggaaaCATTGAAAAAATAGTGCGATCTCTCTCCGTACTTGATTCACTCGAGGAGATGCTAATTCAGCAACCATTTGGAGTGTCGTTGAGTAGCGAGTGCCTTGTTCTGAAAGATCTTCAGAAATCTCTCGGGACACTGGATTTTCCTAGCGCGACGAGTAAGGGTCAGATAATAGAGTTCTGTATCCAAATGGCTTCATCGTTTTTCTGTGCTGCTTCTACTTCATATAAGCTACATTCAGTCGATATGAAGCCATTCGACTTAGTGATTATCGATGATGCCAACCAAATGAAGGAGTGCGAATCAGTATTGCTCCTTCAACTTCGAGGTTTGAAGCATGTCGTTCTAGCTGGAGATGAGTGCCAACTCTCATCGATAGTTAAGAGTAGA ATTTCGCGTGAAGCTGGCTTTGGAAAGAGCTTGTTTGAAAGACTCGGTTCGTTAGGTCATGCAAAGCACATACTCAACATACAGTACAGGATGCATCCTTCGATAAGCCAATTCCCAAATTCGGTTTTCCATCGTAGGCAAATCCTTGATGCCTATGATGTAGATCGTAAAGCCTATGAGAAAATGTATCTTGCCGGACAGCGTTTTGGTCCGTATGCCTTTATAAATGTTCCGTGGGGAGAAGAAGAGCTGGATAATCTTGGGCATAGGCGTAATTTGGTTGAGGTTGCGTTGGTAATGCAATTACTTCAGAGCTTGTTCAACG CTTGGAGTACCTCGAAGATGAAACTGAGCGTTGGCGTAATATCACCCTATGCTGCTCAAGTTTTGGCGATAGAAGATAGACTTAGTCAGAAGTACAATAAGCATGCAAATTTTGAAGTTAACGTGAAGACAATTGACGGATTTCTGGGATGGGAATACGATGTTGTAATAGTATCTACTGTCAGATCTAATCATGCTGGATCTGTTGGCTTCTTGTCTAGTTTTCATTGGACTAATGTCACATTGACCAGGGCTCG ACATTGTCTTTGGATATTGGGCAACGAGCAAACATTAATGAATAGCAACTCCATCTGGGAAGCACTAGTACGTGATGCCAAGGATCGTCAGTGCTTCTTTCATGCAGATGAAGATACGGACATGAGGAAAACAATTTTAGATGTCAAGAAGGAACTCGATCAACTAGATGATTTTCTAAATAGGGATAGTATTCTATTCAAAGAAAAACGATGGAAG GTCGTGTTCAGCGAGAATTTTAGAAAATCATTTCGAAAGTTGGCATCCTCATGCTTGAGAAAGTACGTGTTGACTCTTCTCGTTAAGCTTGCTAGTGGATGGCGCCCGAAGAGGAAGAACGTGGAGTTAGTTTGTGAAAGCTCAAATCAAGTAGTAAACCAGTTCAAGGTCGCTGAAGGGCGTTATATCGTTTGTACTGTAGATATTCAGAAAGAGATCATATATACACAAGTTTTAAAGGTTTGGGATATATTGCCTTTGGAGGAGGTTCCGGCGTTTTTAAGACGTCTTGATGCATTATTTTTGATGTATACTTATGAATTCATCGGTCTCTGTAAGGCGAAGTATTTCGAGGG GGATTTGGAAGTTCCAAGGACTTGGAAGACTCTTCGTGTTGTTCAATATAAGAGGGATACTGAGAGCGAATTGAACCGCGACTCAGGATATGTTGAAAGTTCGAGTGTGAGTGAAAGTTTCTTGTTAATGAAGTTTTACTCCTTGTCTTCAGGTCTCGTCATCCATATGCTCTCCGATAGCCATGGTGAAGGAGTAGATGTACCTTTCGAAGTTACTAACGAAGAGAGGGAGATTATCCTTTCCCCCAAAAGCAGTTTCATACTTGGCCGCTCTGGTACTGGGAAAACTACCGTGTTGACAATGAAGCTTTCCCAAAGAGAGCAACAACACCACTGTTCGATTCACGGGTTAAATGTATCTGAGGTAGCAGGAATTGGATCATTCGAGGAAACTGAACAGAGTCGGTATATCGGAGAGGCTAGCAAGACTACCTTGCACCAGCTATTTGTGACAGTTAGTCCGAGACTATGTTTTGCGGTCAACAAACAAGTTTCACAACTGAAAAG GTTTGCTCTTGGTGGAAGTTTCTGGGCGGAAAGCAGCTTTGAAACTGATGATTTGGATGGAATGACGCGGTTTAGGGACATACCGAATTCTTTTATTGACATTCCATGCAAAAACTACCCTCTTGTGATAACTTTCCATAAATTCTTAATGATGCTCGATGGATCTGTAGGTTCTTCCTACTTTGATAGATTTAATTTGAAGTGGAAACCTTCGAAGGACAAAAGCTTGAGGGCTGTTGCTGTAGAAACATTCATACGAGAAAAAGAAATCAATTATGGCCGTTTTTGTTGCTCATATTGGCCTCACTTCAGGAGTCAGTTGACGAAGAATCTTGATCCTTCGAGGGTCTATATTGAAATAATGTCTCATATAAAAGGTGGGGAACGAGCTCGGGATTTTCGTGATGGGAAGCTTAGCCGTGATGCTTATGTTTCCATGTCTAAAAAACGTGTCTCAAATTTAAGCGATGAAAAAAGAGAGGGACTTTATGATATATTCCTAGCTTATGAAAAGATGAAGGTGAAGAGAGGCGAGTTCGATGTATCCGACTTAGTTAATGATCTTCATCTTCGACTAAAGCGTCATCCTCTCGGTGGTGACAAAATGGACTTTGTATATATCGATGAAGTTCAAGATCTGACGATGAGGCAACTTTCTCTTTTCAAATATATTTGCAGGAATGTCGATGAGGGGTTTGTTTTCTCCGGGGATACGGCCCAGACTATTGCCCGGGGAATTGATTTTCGGTTTCAGGATATAAGAAGTTTGTTTTACACCGAGTTTGTCATGGATTCAAAGCGTATTGCTAGTAGAAATGATAAAGGACATCTATCTGGTGTTTTTCAATTGCGTCAGAACTTCCGCACGCATTCTGGTGTGCTCAAATTTGCTCAGAGTGTGATCAATCTTCTGAGTCATTTTTTCCCTCGATCTGTTGATGTATTGGAACCTGAGACAAGTCTGATAGATGGTCCGGCTCCGGTGTTGCTCAAGCCCGGACATGGTGAAAATGCTATTGTTACTATTTTTGGGAATAAGGGAAATAGCAGTGGAAAAATAGTCGGCTTTGGTGCGGAACAAGTAATATTAGTACGTGATGAATCAGCAAAACAAGAAATCTATGGTTTGGTTGGGCAGAAAGCTCTTATTCTGACCATCGTTGAATGCAAAGGGCTCgaatttgag GATGTACTCCTGTACAATTTCTTTAGCTCCTCGCCGCTTGGAAGTCAGTGGAGAGTCATTTATGCGTTCATGAAAGAGCGTGGTGTTGCCGATTTCTCCTTCCCAAGTTTCTGTGACACGAGACATAATATTTTGTGTTCTGAATTGAAGCAACTTTACGTTGCTATTACTCGTACAAGGCGAAGATTGTGGATCTATGAAAGTGTAGATGAGTTTTCCCGTCCTATGGTCAACTACTGGCGAAACTTGTCTCTTATAGAAGTGAAGAATGTAGACAATTCAGTCACGGATACTTTGCAAAGTTTTAGCACTCCGAAGGAATGGAAATCCCGGGGAATGAAG CTTTTTTGGGAGAAGAATTATGAGATGGCACTTATGTGTTTCAAGCAAGCAGGAGAAACGGGTTGGGAGAAAAGGGCTAAGGCAGATGGTTTGATGGCAACTGCTGAACAACTTCGTTCTTCAGATCCCAATAAGGCTCGAACCTGTCTTCTCGAGGCAGCTCAAATCTTTTATTCTATCGATAGATTTAAGTCTGCAGCGGACTGTTTCTATGACGTGAAAGACTATAAACAGGCAG GTACTATTTATTTGGATAAGTGTGGTGACCTGATAAAGGCTGCTGAATGTTTTTTACTGGCTGGGCATTATAAGCGGGCAGCGGAACTTTATGCGAAAGGAAATTATTTCAAAGAGTGCCTATCAGCCTGTACCAAAGGCAAATGTTACGTCTTAGGTTTAGAATATATCGAAAACTGGAAGCAACGTGCTGGTCAGCGCAGTTATGCTGGGAAAATTGCTGTCGATATTGATGAAATCGGGATTGAGTTCCTGGAGAATTGTGCAGCTAATTATTTTACGCTCAAGGACCGAGAATCTATGATGAAATTTGTCAATGCTTTCCCAACGAAGGAAATGAAGCGGAGATTCTTAATGTCTCGAAAATGCCTTGATGAGTTGCTTCTTTTAGAACAAGAATCAGGTAACTTTGCTGAAGCAGCAGAAATTGCACGGCTGAATGGAGATATTCTTCGCGAAGCTGACCTTTTCGGGAAGGTTGGGGACTACGATAAGGCATGCTGA